Proteins from one Capricornis sumatraensis isolate serow.1 chromosome 2, serow.2, whole genome shotgun sequence genomic window:
- the PLEKHD1 gene encoding pleckstrin homology domain-containing family D member 1 — protein sequence MFTSKSNSVSPSPSLEQADSDALDISTKVQLYGVLWKRSFGRPSAKWSRRFFIIKESFLLYYSESEKKSFEANKYFNIHPKGVIPLGGCLVEAKEEPSMPYAMKISHQDFHGTILLAAESEFEQTQWLEMLQESGKVTWKNAQLGEAMIKSLEAQGLQLAKEKQEYLDKLMEETEELCLQREQREALERLNQVLEAEKQQFEEVVQELRVEQEQIKRELELTARCLKGVEQEKKELRHFTESLQKTLEELSIEKKKTLEMLEENENQLQTPADQSEQPPPSGGLHSNLRQIEEKMQQLLEEKLLAEKRMKENEERSRALEEEREFYSSQSQALQNSLQELTVEKQQAERELKAEVKVRMDLERRLREAEGALRSLEQGLNSKVRNKEKEERMRADVSHLKRFFEECIRNAELEAKMPVIMKNSVYIHKAATRRIKSCRFHRRRSSTSWNDVKPSQSFMTSQLEANNMEELKEVAKRLSRDQRFRESIYHIMATQPGAPSALPRGGK from the exons GTTTTTCATCATCAAAGAGAGCTTCCTTCTTTACTACTCTGAGAGCGAGAAAAAGAGCTTTGAAGCCAATAAATACTTCAACATCCATCCCAAG GGTGTCATCCCTCTGGGCGGCTGCCTGGTGGAGGCCAAGGAAGAGCCCAGCATGCCCTATGCCATGAAAATCTCCCACCAGGATTTCCAC GGGACCATCTTGCTGGCCGCCGAGTCGGAGTTTGAGCAGACCCAGTGGCTAGAGATGCTGCAGGAGTCTGGGAAGGT GACTTGGAAGAATGCCCAGCTGGGAGAAGCCATGATCAAAAGCCTGGAGGCCCAGGGGCTGCAGTTGGCCAAGGAGAAGCAGGAGTATTTAG ACAAACTGATGGAAGAGACCGaagaactctgccttcagagggagcagagagag GCTCTTGAGCGCCTGAACCAGGTGCTGGAGGCCGAGAAGCAGCAATTTGAGGAGGTGGTGCAGGAGCTGAGGGTGGAGCAGGAGCAGATCAAGAG GGAGCTTGAGCTCACTGCAAGATGCCTCAAGGGTGTGGAGCAAGAGAAAAAGGAGCTGCGACACTTCACAGAGTCCTTACAGAAGACGCTGGAG GAGCTCTCCATAGAGAAGAAGAAAACCCTGGAGATGCTGGAGGAGAATGAGAACCAGCTGCAGACGCCAGCCGATCAGAGCGAGCAGCCGCCTCCCAGCGGGGGTCTCCATAGCAACCTGAGGCAGATCGAGGAGAAGATGCAACAGCTCTTGGAGGAGAAGCTCCTGGCGGAGAAGCG GATGAAGGAGAATGAGGAGCGCTCcagggccctggaggaggagcgGGAGTTCTACTCCAGCCAGTCCCAGGCGCTGCAAAACTCGCTGCAGGAGCTGacagtggagaagcagcaggcTGAACGCGAGCTCAAG GCTGAGGTGAAGGTCCGCATGGACCTGGAGAGGCGTCTGCGGGAGGCAGAAGGGGCCTTGCGAAGCCTGGAGCAAGGGCTCAACTCCAAGGTGCGGaacaaggagaaggaggagaggatGCGGGCTGACGTGAGCCACCTGAAGA GGTTCTTTGAAGAGTGTATCCGGAATGCGGAACTGGAGGCCAAGATGCCGGTCATCATGAAGAACTCGGTGTACATCCACAAGGCGGCCACTCGCCGCATCAAGAGCTGCCGCTTCCACCGGCGCCGGTCCAGCACCTCCTGGAACGACG TGAAGCCGTCCCAGTCCTTCATGACCTCCCAGCTGGAAGCCAACAACATGGAGGAGCTGAAGGAGGTGGCCAAGCGGCTCAGCAGGGACCAGCGCTTCCGAGAGTCCATCTACCACATCATGGCCACGCAGCCTGGAGCCCCCTCTGCACTTCCCCGGGGGGGAAAGTGA